The nucleotide window GTGCGGCGCGGGAAGATGCTCGGAGAAGATCCGGTCGCGCAGGTTCGAGGACTCGGCGTTGAGCATCACCGCGTGGTCGAGTTGGATCTCGAACGCCTTGAGCAGTTGCTCGATATTTTCAAAAGATGACGGATCGCCGGTCTGCGGGCCCACGCCGCGCACCGGGCCGATCAGCGTCATCGCATCGCCGTTGCGCAGTGCCGCGTCGAACACGCGCGAGAGCAGCAGACCCGAGAAGCTGATGCCGCCGCTCTTGCCCGGGCAGATCAGGTCGGTGCAGCCGGTGATCGCGTAGTCCAGGGCATCGGGGTCGGAGAAGCCGCGGCTGCGCATCGCGTCGACGAACACCTCGTCGTTCATCAACGAGAGGTTGGAGCACGAGTTGTGCATCAGCTCGGCAGCCGCAAGGTAAAGTTGATTGGGAGTGTCGCGGTGCACGCGCAGCACAATCGAGGTGATGGTCTTGGAGCGGTCGGCCGCCTCGAGCAGCAGGTAGGTCAGCTCGTTGGTCGCGTCCTGGCCATCGCTGGTTTGGCCGCCGACGGTGATCGGCGTCGAACCCTCGTAGCGCAAATAGAACTTGCCCAAAATGTTCGATTCGGGGCGCAGGTTGTGGGTCATGATCTTGAGCATCAGCTCTTGGCAAAGCTCGGAAGCCTGCTCGTGGGTGATGTCGCCGTTTTCGAGGTCGCGCCGAAAGTAGGGGATAAGCATTTGATCGAGGCGGCCCGGGGCGTGGACGTTGGTGATGTTGGCCAGCTCCACAGCGGTGTGAGTGCTCCAAAGCCCCTGCACAGCCTCGCGGAAACCGCGCGCCGGATGCAGCGGAGAGCGGCGGGCAGCCTTGAGCATCGTGCGCAGCACCTCGCGACGCTCAGGGTCTGTGCAGGCTTGCAGATTGTGTTCGAGTTGCTGGACCAGTCGTTCGCAAAAGCAGATCAGGCCGTCGAACGCCGAGAGCAGCGATTGCAAAAATACCCGGCGTTCGCTATCGCCGTTTGAAACCGACTCGAGCTGTGCGCTTGCCTCGCGGCGCATCTGCAGCAGTCCGCGCTCGAGCACAGTTGCGTAATCCAAAATCAAGTGCCCCTGGTAGGTGGCGATCGAGGCGCTGGTGGAGACGATCAAGGCCTGCTTAGTCGGCGTGGCCACCAGCGAACGGACGAAGTCCGCGACCTCGTCGTTGACCAATCCGGAGTTGCGCAGCTCGCGGTCCACCGCGTCGGCAATGGTCCGGCCCTTCCAATAGGGGAGAAGATCACGGCGCAGCTCGCGGGAATTCTCGGGGCTGATCTCGAAGCGGTTGATTTCGCGCCGCTCAAGGGTATCCAGTCCGACGTTGAGCGGATTGCCGCCCAGTGAGGCGTTGAATTTAAACGTGCGGACCAGGCCGCGGATTCCGTTTTGACGAACCAGATAGCCCAGCAGTCGCACGGTAGAGCCAAGCTGAAAGCGCAGCATGGCAGGACGGGTGAGCTCGCAGGCGAGAATGTTGTTGAACAGACCGCGCTCGATATCAAGCGGCAGTCCCAGGAAATGCTCGGTCCAATTGCCGGCGATGCGGTCGTCCGGATCGATGTTGTGGGTCATGTTGCGATAGACGTGGAGCATCGATTCGGCAACGCGAAGCCCCGGCTGCACGTCGGGACTATCGCGCTCGCGCCACTTGGATGTGAATAGGCGCGCACGCTCGATCGAGATCTGCGGCGTCTGGGTCTGATAGCGGCGACGCATGCGCGTGATGCGCTCGCAGGCCAGGTCGTGGGGCGGTTGAACGCTCATGGCTTTCTCTCCAAAACGCGGCGTAGGGTCTGATCGTCGAGCAGCATTCGTTGCTCAAAGATTTTTTTGGCGCGCTTGGCGTTGCCCTCGCGCAGGGCTTTGACCAGTCGGCCGTAGACATCGGCCGTGACCTCGGGCCCTTCCTCGATCTGGTAGTAGAGCACGCTGACCTTTTCGAAAACCTCGCGCACCGTGTTGAGCATGTAGAGCAGCACGCGATTGCCCGTACCTTGGGCCAAGAGGTGAAAGAATTCGAAATCAAGTCCGCCATGGAGACGCTGGGCAGTGTCTTGACGGGGATAGCGATCGACCAGCTGTTGCAGACCCTCCAGCGTGGCCTCGTCGATGCGCTCGGCCGCCAGGTCGATCAAGGCCAGGGCGAAGATCCGCCGCACCTGGGCCAGGTCGAGCATCAGGGCGCTGTCCAGGCCGATCCCCTCGGCCAGCAGGAATTTTACAAGTTCCAGACCCCAGCTATGGGAACTGGGCTGTACGAACACGCCGTCCCCGGGTCTGATCAGCACTAGGCCCATGGACTCCATGCGGCGCAACGCTTCGCGCAAACCGGTGCGGTTGACCTCTAGACGCTGGGCCAGCTCGCGTTCGGCGGGCAGTTTGTCTCCGGGAGCAAACGCGCCGGAGATCACCGCTTCGGCGAGTTGAACCACAACCTCGTCCGATACGCGCGCGCGACGCACGGGCCGCAGTTGCGGCGCGGGTCGGCCGTTGTTCTCGATCAGCTCTTGTGGCATCGATTTTTCCGCCATTGGATTATTGGTACAACCAGTGGACCAATGGAGAATAGTCA belongs to Candidatus Alcyoniella australis and includes:
- a CDS encoding pyruvate formate lyase family protein produces the protein MSVQPPHDLACERITRMRRRYQTQTPQISIERARLFTSKWRERDSPDVQPGLRVAESMLHVYRNMTHNIDPDDRIAGNWTEHFLGLPLDIERGLFNNILACELTRPAMLRFQLGSTVRLLGYLVRQNGIRGLVRTFKFNASLGGNPLNVGLDTLERREINRFEISPENSRELRRDLLPYWKGRTIADAVDRELRNSGLVNDEVADFVRSLVATPTKQALIVSTSASIATYQGHLILDYATVLERGLLQMRREASAQLESVSNGDSERRVFLQSLLSAFDGLICFCERLVQQLEHNLQACTDPERREVLRTMLKAARRSPLHPARGFREAVQGLWSTHTAVELANITNVHAPGRLDQMLIPYFRRDLENGDITHEQASELCQELMLKIMTHNLRPESNILGKFYLRYEGSTPITVGGQTSDGQDATNELTYLLLEAADRSKTITSIVLRVHRDTPNQLYLAAAELMHNSCSNLSLMNDEVFVDAMRSRGFSDPDALDYAITGCTDLICPGKSGGISFSGLLLSRVFDAALRNGDAMTLIGPVRGVGPQTGDPSSFENIEQLLKAFEIQLDHAVMLNAESSNLRDRIFSEHLPAPHISALMQGCLENGRDITRGGATYNFSGINMINSVANVIDSLYTINKLVFERHDLTLPELLTAIDANFVGHERVAQLVDGLEGKWGNGEAQSDELAARVAAMIFASTDKYRDFRGGPFVPFINSMTSHTIDGRASMATIDGRRAATPYASSCNPYNVERAGTTAVLRSVAAIDFSGLLGCAVNLKLHPSAIGQSTETRDKFCSLLRSYFAMGGAQLQPTVASAEMLRAAQHDPETFRDVIVKVGGYSTYFVDLGREIQDEVISRTEHCAVC
- a CDS encoding FadR/GntR family transcriptional regulator encodes the protein MPQELIENNGRPAPQLRPVRRARVSDEVVVQLAEAVISGAFAPGDKLPAERELAQRLEVNRTGLREALRRMESMGLVLIRPGDGVFVQPSSHSWGLELVKFLLAEGIGLDSALMLDLAQVRRIFALALIDLAAERIDEATLEGLQQLVDRYPRQDTAQRLHGGLDFEFFHLLAQGTGNRVLLYMLNTVREVFEKVSVLYYQIEEGPEVTADVYGRLVKALREGNAKRAKKIFEQRMLLDDQTLRRVLERKP